The Thermococcus eurythermalis genomic sequence AAAAGTCCTCGCGACTGCAACAAGCGGGAGCGTCAGGGCCTACATCACCGCAGGGGTCACGAACCCCGCTATAGCCGGGGAAGAGCCGCCGTGGAGGCCTGGAACGATAAACATAGCCCTCATCATTAAAGAGGGCCTCACGGTCGGGGCGATGGCCAACGCGATAATGACGGCCACGGAGGCAAAAACCTACACCCTGATGAAGCTCGGCTACAACGCCACCGGGACGACAAGCGACGGCATCGGGGTTTTTGCGTTCGAGGGCGAGACCGAGTGGGCTGGAACCGCAACCGAGCTCGGAATAAACATTGGGAAGACCGTTAGGAAGGCCCTCGAGGAGAGCCTGAGAAAATGGAAGGGAACAAAAGAACGGAGGAGTCTCACCTCATTCCCATGAGCCTCCTGTAAAGCTCCTCCACCTTGGCACTCACTTCCTCCGGCGAAAAGCCTGCCTTAACCGCCAGCCAGGTCGCTCCGCCCGCCCCAACTCCCTCTTTAACGTAGCCCTTCTCATAGTCCCTCAGCCCTTTGAACTCGCTGTTTGAGAAGTCTAAGTCTGCAGCGTAGCTCATAATGCCGATTTCCTTGGCCGTCTCAATGAATGTGGCGCTTTTGTCATTGACCACCCATTTGGTAGTAGCCACCATGAACCTGCTCAAGTCCTCCCCAAGGGCCTTAAGGAGTGCTGAAACGGCCAGCATCTGGGTTCCGCCGGCCAGGACGACCTTCCTTCTGAACCCAAGGGCTATGCCGACCACCGTTGCCATCATGGGGTCGCCGAACTGGCGAAGGGCTTCGAGGGGGTTGTCTTTAAGCCCGCCGTGTTCGATTCCAGCGCGCTCAAATCCCTCCCGGATAACTTTTTCCTTCAGGCCGCGTGGGTTGTCGGGGGAAGCCGAGCTCGTCTTAGCGTTGTAGCCGAGCGCCCACAGGACTGCCTGGGCGGTCGTCGTTCCCCCCGGAGTCGATTCCCCTATCACAAGCTCCTTTATCGGCGTCTTGTTGAGCTCCTCGCCGAGCAGTTTGGCGCGCTTGATTATCTCTCCAAACTCTGGGAGCGCCGGTTCCCTCCTGAAGTCCCTTCCGACGGCGCCGCTGATGTGGACGTGCGGGATGAGGGGAGAAAGATAAGTCCCTCCCCTCACGATGAGAACCGGGAAGTCCGCGAGCTCCTTCGCGGCCTTCGTGATTATGGCGGGAGTCGGGTGCCCCTCTGGTGTCACGGGGACGGTGTCAATCGTTAAGGGCTTCTCATGGAAGAGGTATTCGGCATCGGCCACCGGCGTGAGCTTCGTCAGCTCTGGCGTGGCACCTGCAACGCTTATTCCTGGTACTGTGGATATCTCGGTGTTTCCCAGAACCACGAGCATCATAAATACCACCTCTGGGCAAATTATCCAATGGGTTTATATATCCTTCCAACTGGACAGATTATCCAGTAAGGGACAACTGAGGCACGCGGGTGCCTTTGGATGGGTCGCAAGGCTGAGATTGGCCCTTTTCGTTCGAGGGGTGAGGGACGTGACAAACGTCTATCATATCGTCCAGTTCCAAAGCGGGGACGCGTACGCGTTCTTCCACGGCTGTCACTGGAAGTGTTCTTACTGCGTGCGGACGCTTGGACTGTGGGACCTGGGTCTCCCCGAAGATGTAAGAAATGAGCTCGACAAACTGTGGCTTCAGGGCCGTGTTAAATTCCTGAGCATCGAGGAGGTCGTCGCGATTTTGAAGGAAAGCGGCGTTAGGCTGGCTTTTTTTGGAGGAGGGGAGCCCACGATTGACAGGGAGCTTAAGCCACTGATAAAGCGCCTGAAGGAAGAAGGCATTGACGTGTGGCTCATTACCAACGGCGAGCTTCTGGACGAGGAGCTCGTTGGCATGGTGCGGGGGATTACGTTCAGCATAAAGGCCCTTGACGATGGGCTTCACAGGAGAATAACCGGCCGCTCCAACCGCACCGTTCTCGAGAACTTTAAACGCTTCGTGGGGAGCGGGAAGGTAGTGGCCGAAACCGTCTACGTCAAAGGGCTCGTGGAGTGCGATGAGGTGCTGAGGATAGCGAGGTTTATAGCATCGCTGAACCCGGAGACCACATTTAGAATTGACCCCCTCGTCCAGAATCCCCCTTACGAGGAAGTTGACAGCTGCATAAAGGAGGTTATGAAAATTCTGCCCAGAACTTACAGAATTATGGCGACGAAGGGCGAGCCCCCCAATTTGCTATACCCCAGAATCGGGTGAGGAAAATGGGAAAGGCGATTATGGTTCAGGGAACATCTTCGGGAGCCGGAAAGTCCCTGCTGGCACTTGCGCTCTGCAGAATTCTCACGAACCTCGGCTATGATGTCGTCCCCTTCAAGAGCCAGAACATGAGCCTCAACTCGGCGCCGAGCGTAGAGGGTGGGGAAATAAGTCGGGCCCAGTATCTGCAGGCCCTGGCATGCCGCAAAAAGCCCTCCGTGAAGTTCAACCCGATTCTGCTCAAGCCTGAGGGGAACATGCGGAGCCAGGTCGTCTTCATGGGGAAGCCCATTGGGAGCGTTTCTGCGAGGGACTACATGCTGTCCAAGAAGGAGGAGCTGTTCAGAAAGGCCATGGCGGTGCTGGACGAGCTCAAGGAAAAGCACGACCTCGTGATAATTGAGGGGGCCGGGAGCCCCGTGGAAATCAACCTGAAGGACTACGACATTGCCAACATGCGCGTTGCCAGACACGCCAACGCCAGGGTTATCCTGGTCACCGACATAGACCGCGGGGGAAGCTTTGCCTCAATAGTCGGCACGATGGAGCTTCTAAGCGAGGAAGAGCGGGAGCTCGTGATGGGCTTCGTCTTCAACAAGTTCCGCGGGGACGCTTCACTGCTTGAGCCTGGCTTCCAGTACCTCGAAAGGCGATACGGAAAGCCGACGCTGGGAGTCATCCCCTACACCGAGCACCGCCTGCCAGAGGAGGACTCCCTGACAGAGTTCCCGAAGGTCAGGGGCGACCTCCACATTCAGATAATCAGGCTCCCACACATAAGCAACTTCACGGACTTTGAGCCACTTCACTGGGCGAACGGCGTTGACTACGTGACGAAGCCGGAGGAAATCAAAGGCGACGTTATTATAATCCCCGGGAGCAAGAACACTGTCGAAGACCTGCTGTGGCTGAGAGAGAACGGCTTTGAGGAGGCGATAATCGAGGCCCACCACGAGGGCTCTTTCGTCGTTGGAATCTGCGGCGGCTTCCAGATGCTCGGGGAGAAAATCATTGACACCGTCGAATCGGGGCGCGGGGAAGTTAAGGGCATCGGCCTGTTGCCAGCCAAAACCGTCTTTGAGCGGAACAAGCGGACGAACCACCTCAACGCCGAGGTTCTATGGGAACCTGCTAGGGGAATGGCCGTCGAGGGCTACGAGATACGCTTCGGAAGGAGCGTCTCGGAAAGACCGTTCTCGGTAATTAAGGCGATCAACGGTGCCAGAACCTTCGAGCCTGAGGGGGCGATAGGCGAGAGGGCCTTTGGGACTTACCTCCACGGAATATTCCACAACTTCGCCTTCACGGAACGCTTCCTCAACTTCCTGAGGGCGGAAAATGGCCTTGAGCTGGTTTCAATCGAACGCTGGAGCATCGAGGAGGAAATCGAGAGGTTCGCAAAGCTTGTTGAGGAGAACCTCAACGTGAGGAGGATTTTAGGGGAGCTTGGACTTTAAAAATAATCCGCAGGCCCCTCAAGCTCCTTCGGCGGGTGTCTCCTCGCCCACCAGAGCTTCAGGTGAAGGTAGATGTAGAACCCGATGAAGACCAGCAGGCCAACCGCGATTAAAACCACCGCGAGGAGCAGGAAGCCAGAGAGGAACAGCACGGCAAGTATCAGGAAGAGGACGAACGCCACCGTCCCTTTAATCTCGCTCTCCCTCACCTTCCCACCAACCTCGCTATCCTATTGGCAAGCCTTAACTCTTCCGGCGTGTTCACGTTGAGGGCCAGCAGGGGGTTGCTCAGCTCGAAAAAACTTTCTCCTCTCGTCCCGACGGCGTTCAGACCAACGATTGCATAGCCATTGTATGTTAAGGGCTTTAAGTCCCTCGGAACCAGCCACAGCGGGAGGACTCCCGTCAGGTTCGTCTCGCCGTCGAAGGCCTGTTTTACTGCCGCAATGTCGCCCGTCGTAACAAACGGCAGGTCGGAGGAAACGCTGACGAAGGGCCCGAACTCGCAGAGGAGCCATTTAATATCCTCAACGTAGCCCTTCCCGGGAGTATCAAAGAAGGGAACTCCCTCGCGGAGGCAGAGCTCCCTCGTCTTGGGGGTGTTCCGCGAGAGGGCCACCACAGTCTCGCCGGCTTTTTCGGCCTCGTAATAAACCCGCAGGAGCATCGGCACTCCTCCAACCCTCAGGATGGGCTTCTCCCGGCCCATTCTGCTCGACCTTCCGCCGGCCATTATGACTATCATGCTCTCAGCCCCCAAAGTAGCTCCAAACCATCGCCATCCCTAAGAGCACCCCCGCTCTCGTTATCTCCGCCACAGCACCGATGCAGTCCCCATTCAGGCCGCCGAACTCCTTAATGGAGAGGCGAACTACGTAAATCCCGGCCACGAGGCCGGCGAGTGAAGAGAGTGAGCGCAGGTCAAAATAAGCAAAGGGCAAAAGCAGCGCTAAGTAAAGGGCAGTTCCGAGGACAAGCTGTTTCTTATTAAGACCTTCCATAAAGTAGGCTCCAAGTCCCTGGCCGAGTGGCTTTTTCGTCGCCAGAGCAATGAGCATTGCGAACTTTGAGTTCAGCTCCGCCAAAAACAACGCATAGAACGGGAGAAGCGGTAGCGAATAGACCTGCAGGAAGAGAACCATAATGACGGCAAAAAGTCCCGCTATCCCGGTGTTGAGGTCTTTCATTGCCATTATCTTCCTCTCGCGGTCGCCCTTGACCATCACCCCATCGGCCCAGTCGGCTAAGCCGTCGAGGTGGAGCAGGCCTATCGTGAGGTAAAGGACCAAAACCGCCAGGACGTTCGCGAGGGGGAGGTTTAAGTAAAGAACTAGAGTCCCTAGGGCAGAAGTCAGGGGTGCGAGAAGGGGGAGCGCCCACAGCTCTTCTCTAATCTTCTCAAAGTCTCCCCTTACTGGAATCCGGGTGAAGAAGGGAAGCAGGTTCTTCATGGCTTTTCACCCGTCTCTTGAAAGAGCCTCGTCATGCAACCCGCTATGAAGCCGCCGATGGCGTCGTCGAGAAAGGGCGGGAGCTCGGCCAGGATTCCTGGCTTTTTCGTGTCGTAATAGAAGAAGTTGAAGAGCGCCATCTTCCCGCCGATGTACTCTGCGATGTCTATTCCAATAAGTTCATCGGCGACAAGGTTGACAGGGTCGCCCTCGACGCTGAAGTTCTCCTCAAGGAGCAGGGCCGAGAGGAGCAGAGCTTGAACGTTGATGTCCCCAAGATAGCGGAGCATCAACTCTCGCAGTTTCTCCCGGACTTCCTCTTCTCCGTCGCCGATGTAGAGTCCCAGCGCGGTGTCAAGCATCTTTTCAAGGGTTATACCTCTGGATTCGAGGCGAGAGAGAAGTT encodes the following:
- a CDS encoding adenosylcobinamide amidohydrolase, which gives rise to MEFEHFIHPFDEPMIALSNAPHRGGLTEANGFFFMQVPKNYSGNYREDCLAFERENGLSNFVGFMTAASVRKVLATATSGSVRAYITAGVTNPAIAGEEPPWRPGTINIALIIKEGLTVGAMANAIMTATEAKTYTLMKLGYNATGTTSDGIGVFAFEGETEWAGTATELGINIGKTVRKALEESLRKWKGTKERRSLTSFP
- the cobT gene encoding nicotinate mononucleotide-dependent phosphoribosyltransferase CobT, translated to MMLVVLGNTEISTVPGISVAGATPELTKLTPVADAEYLFHEKPLTIDTVPVTPEGHPTPAIITKAAKELADFPVLIVRGGTYLSPLIPHVHISGAVGRDFRREPALPEFGEIIKRAKLLGEELNKTPIKELVIGESTPGGTTTAQAVLWALGYNAKTSSASPDNPRGLKEKVIREGFERAGIEHGGLKDNPLEALRQFGDPMMATVVGIALGFRRKVVLAGGTQMLAVSALLKALGEDLSRFMVATTKWVVNDKSATFIETAKEIGIMSYAADLDFSNSEFKGLRDYEKGYVKEGVGAGGATWLAVKAGFSPEEVSAKVEELYRRLMGMR
- a CDS encoding radical SAM protein — its product is MRDVTNVYHIVQFQSGDAYAFFHGCHWKCSYCVRTLGLWDLGLPEDVRNELDKLWLQGRVKFLSIEEVVAILKESGVRLAFFGGGEPTIDRELKPLIKRLKEEGIDVWLITNGELLDEELVGMVRGITFSIKALDDGLHRRITGRSNRTVLENFKRFVGSGKVVAETVYVKGLVECDEVLRIARFIASLNPETTFRIDPLVQNPPYEEVDSCIKEVMKILPRTYRIMATKGEPPNLLYPRIG
- a CDS encoding cobyric acid synthase yields the protein MGKAIMVQGTSSGAGKSLLALALCRILTNLGYDVVPFKSQNMSLNSAPSVEGGEISRAQYLQALACRKKPSVKFNPILLKPEGNMRSQVVFMGKPIGSVSARDYMLSKKEELFRKAMAVLDELKEKHDLVIIEGAGSPVEINLKDYDIANMRVARHANARVILVTDIDRGGSFASIVGTMELLSEEERELVMGFVFNKFRGDASLLEPGFQYLERRYGKPTLGVIPYTEHRLPEEDSLTEFPKVRGDLHIQIIRLPHISNFTDFEPLHWANGVDYVTKPEEIKGDVIIIPGSKNTVEDLLWLRENGFEEAIIEAHHEGSFVVGICGGFQMLGEKIIDTVESGRGEVKGIGLLPAKTVFERNKRTNHLNAEVLWEPARGMAVEGYEIRFGRSVSERPFSVIKAINGARTFEPEGAIGERAFGTYLHGIFHNFAFTERFLNFLRAENGLELVSIERWSIEEEIERFAKLVEENLNVRRILGELGL
- a CDS encoding NTP transferase domain-containing protein → MIVIMAGGRSSRMGREKPILRVGGVPMLLRVYYEAEKAGETVVALSRNTPKTRELCLREGVPFFDTPGKGYVEDIKWLLCEFGPFVSVSSDLPFVTTGDIAAVKQAFDGETNLTGVLPLWLVPRDLKPLTYNGYAIVGLNAVGTRGESFFELSNPLLALNVNTPEELRLANRIARLVGR
- the cobS gene encoding adenosylcobinamide-GDP ribazoletransferase; protein product: MKNLLPFFTRIPVRGDFEKIREELWALPLLAPLTSALGTLVLYLNLPLANVLAVLVLYLTIGLLHLDGLADWADGVMVKGDRERKIMAMKDLNTGIAGLFAVIMVLFLQVYSLPLLPFYALFLAELNSKFAMLIALATKKPLGQGLGAYFMEGLNKKQLVLGTALYLALLLPFAYFDLRSLSSLAGLVAGIYVVRLSIKEFGGLNGDCIGAVAEITRAGVLLGMAMVWSYFGG
- the cobZ gene encoding alpha-ribazole phosphatase CobZ; the encoded protein is MTPEELLSRLESRGITLEKMLDTALGLYIGDGEEEVREKLRELMLRYLGDINVQALLLSALLLEENFSVEGDPVNLVADELIGIDIAEYIGGKMALFNFFYYDTKKPGILAELPPFLDDAIGGFIAGCMTRLFQETGEKP